A genomic window from Fusarium verticillioides 7600 chromosome 5, whole genome shotgun sequence includes:
- a CDS encoding hypothetical protein (At least one base has a quality score < 10) — translation MKLFNGILLSALSACIEAGLVHGRCRGLPSGQSPGHVSNVSITSSGKERSFLVFVPPGYSKEHPTPAILSYHGGVRDAEDQLHLDQLTSPDFNPGSLVIYPQGIQDKWQGVPGVETDDVKFTADILDYVESHYTVDKSRIYATGKSDGGGFTNVLACDAAMSLRFAAFAPVSGAFYIDTSPCNPDTVSVPCNAQRDDIPFMEFHGGNDTTIHYGGGARKKECLPSIPHFIQQWALRDHLGNSSQETHIAPNTVRYRFGSGLTEGLVEHYYESDIGHDWPSTVPNDDNQRSGHHVASYNATPIIIDFFSRHSL, via the exons ATGAAGCTGTTTAATGGTATTCTTCTCTCAGCATTGTCCGCCTGTATCGAGGCCGGACTGGTTCATGGACGTTGCCGAGGCCTACCCTCAGGCCAATCCCCAGGCCACGTCTCCAATGTCAGCATCACCAGTAGCGGTAAGGAACGCAGTTTTCTCGTTTTCGTTCCACCTGGATACAGTAAAGAGCATCCAACACCTGCCATCCTTTCCTACCATGGGGGCGTTAGGGATGCAGAAGACCAGCTGCACCTCGATCAGCTTACGAGCCCGGACTTCAACCCCGGATCGCTGGTCATCTATCCTCAGGGTATTCAG GACAAATGGCAAGGTGTTCCCGGTGTCGAGACAGACGATGTCAAATTCACCGCAGATATCCTAGATTACGTCGAGTCTCATTACACGGTAGACAAAAGTCGCATTTATGCTACAGGAAAGTCTGACGGCGGTGGCTTCACCAACGTCCTAGCCTGTGACGCCGCCATGTCTCTCCGCTTCGCAGCTTTCGCACCCGTATCGGGGGCCTTCTACATCGACACTTCACCATGTAACCCAGATACGGTCTCTGTTCCATGTAATGCACAACGCGATGACATACCCTTCATGGAGTTCCACGGTGGCAACGACACAACCATCCACTATGGCGGAGGAGCGCGGAAGAAGGAGTGTTTACCCAGTATCCCGCATTTTATCCAGCAATGGGCTTTGCGCGACCATCTCGGGaacagcagccaagaaacccaCATCGCACCCAACACGGTTCGTTACCGTTTTGGCAGCGGCTTGACGGAGGGTTTGGTTGAACACTATTATGAGTCGGATATCGGCCACGATTGGCCAAGCACGGTGCCAAACGACGACAATCAGCGCTCTGGCCACCATGTTGCCAGCTACAACGCTACACCTATCATCATCGATTTCTTCTCACGGCATTCCTTGTGA
- a CDS encoding hypothetical protein (At least one base has a quality score < 10), with protein MSSSNNQASQALNDKQQRQYQCLCILLQAVNETCKRRSDIRYSSGKSRSYALLTEFQKTMCKIAQILDNEKGGDSATALIVAKGAAWDQTTFLLQTSRKAPELERAKSFSLRPPRALQKKVFDRILEFNFLRFDAYLNGLDTALQSCIDDCERSQDPNRSSDVAQLQAIKHKSLFPRDMTSSTNSKNKFFRDCEDLIKAVNNSQITGIDKVFDKYIGTTEPAISYQWSQLRHHLGRLHSFRQASEAIIDASTKWPSLFKNFTVNYIPSSRLQRFTGINGLHASPTETIQAAFPGQDLSYYQDDIAELRRYGLDEQIQEQELKFPSKTLVHCEANLHSHLITAGKTRPCDFWDDVMFIATSKPPCRLCYYYFQDGDNDFQVQSSHMNLYPRWRLPDIVDSNDEASILHREELIEDIFEHMQGSILSVLQEKFPQWKRNDSRTDSRGCTDIREGADSRTPTGEHYMQPPVMDDDGYVKDIYTDTFGLAH; from the exons atGAGCTCTTCCAACAACCAAGCATCCCAGGCTCTCAACGACAAGCAGCAGAGACAGTACCAGTGTCTTTGCATTTTGCTTCAGGCTGTCAACGAGACTTGCAAACGCAGGAGCGATATCAGATACTCCTCCGGAAAGAGTCGCAGCTATGCCCTCTTGACCGAATTCCAGAAGACCATGTGCAAAATCGCACAAATTCTCGATAATGAGAAGGGTGGCGATTCTGCCACAGCGCTTATTGTTGCGAAAGGGGCTGCGTGGGACCAGACTACGTTTTTGCTTCAAACTTCAAGAAAAGCACCTGAACTCGAAAGAGCAAAGTCGTTTTCTCTCCGACCTCCTCGA GCACTGCAAAAGAAAGTCTTTGATCGTATTCTTGAGTTCAACTTTCTCAGATTCGATGCATACCTCAACGGACTGGACACTGCTTTGCAGTCTTGCATCGATGACTGCGAGAGATCACAGGACCCTAACA GGTCCAGCGATGTGGCTCAGTTGCAAGCTATCAAACACAAGTCCCTTTTTCCTCGCGACATGACGTCTTCTACTAACTCTAAAAACAAAT TTTTCCGTGACTGCGAAGATCTTATCAAAGCTGTAAATAATAGCCAAATCACCGGAATAGATAAAGTTTTCGACAAGTACATCGGCACTACCGAGCCAGCAATCTCGTATCAATGGAGTCAGCtgcgccatcatcttggccgTCTTCATTCATTCCGTCAAGCTTCCGAGGCCATAATCGATGCTTCCACAAAGTGGCCCTCGTTATTCAAAAACTTCACTGTTAATTACATTCCATCATCTCGTCTCCAAAGGTTCACTGGCATCAACGGACTGCACGCTTCGCCAACGGAGACTATTCAGGCTGCTTTTCCAGGTCAAGACCTATCATATTACCAAGACGACATCGCGGAACTTCGCAGATACGGCTTGGATGAACAAATCCAGGAACAGGAGCTTAAGTTTCCATCGAAGACTCTGGTTCACTGCGAAGCGAATTTGCACAGTCATCTTATCACCGCTGGAAAAACCCGACCTTGCGACTTCTGGGACGACGTCATGTTTATCGCTACCAGCAAGCCTCCGTGTAGGCTCTGCTATTACTATTTTCAAGACGGTGACAATGACTTTCAAGTACAATCGTCCCATATGAACCTTTACCCCCGATGGCGGCTCCCCGACATTGTTGATTCCAATGATGAAGCAAGCATTCTGCATCGTGAGGAGCTGATAGAAGATATATTCGAGCATATGCAGGGCAGTATACTAAGTGTGTTACAAGAGAAATTCCCTCAGTGGAAACGAAATGATTCTCGTACAGACTCACGAGGCTGTACAGATATTCGAGAGGGTGCGGATAGCAGAACTCCAACTGGCGAACACTACATGCAACCCCCGgtcatggatgatgacggtTATGTGAAGGACATTTACACTGATACTTTTGGTCTTGCCCATTGA
- a CDS encoding hypothetical protein (At least one base has a quality score < 10): MSSTATQTQEPIELTTLEGCHVRGKELEDQPSIPPDDIPPPYASAQVQRWNYPRGNIAKLAFAFLSFIIAGMNDAAVGALIPYLETYYDLSYTIISLIFLTPFAGYSVAAFTNARIHMKFGQRGVAIMAPICHLITFIALALHPPYPVLVVCNIMSGFGNGLTDACFCAWVGAMDKANTVQGFLHAFYSFGALFSPLIATSMVVSAGLPWYTFYYVMIGISVVEWVGLTVSFWQQTGAVYQAEHAANNAEGSGAGTREALKSKVTWLCALFFFAYMGVEVGLGGWVVTFMLRVRKASAYASGASGTGFWAGMALGRACLGFVTERFGERLCLSIYLLICIGLQLLFWLVPKFIVSAVAVAFLGFFLGPLFPGAVMVTAKLLPAKIHVSAIGFAMAIGGTGGTVFPFAIGAIANHKGVGVLQPIILALITVVAGVWLSFPRIKKKD, encoded by the exons atgtcGAGCACAGCGACTCAGACCCAGGAACCCATTGAGCTCACGACTCTGGAAGGATGTCACGTCCGCGGTAAAGAACTCGAGGACCAACCTTCTATCCCACCGGATGATATTCCCCCGCCGTATGCGTCGGCGCAGGTTCAGAGATGGAATTATCCTAGGGGAAATATAGCGAAGCTTGCTTTTGCGTTTTTGTCGTTTATCATTGCTGGTATGAACGATGCAGCCGTTGGA GCTTTGATCCCATAT CTCGAAACATACTACGATCTAAGCTacaccatcatctccctcatATTCCTCACCCCTTTCGCAGGCTACTCCGTCGCCGCATTCACCAACGCCCGCATCCACATGAAATTCGGCCAGCGAGgcgtcgccatcatggcgcCGATCTGCCACCTCATAACCTTCATCGCCCTCGCCCTGCACCCGCCCTACCCCGTCCTCGTAGTCTGCAACATAATGAGCGGTTTTGGGAACGGATTAACAGACGCGTGCTTTTGCGCTTGGGTTGGGGCTATGGATAAGGCGAATACAGTGCAGGGCTTCTTACACGCTTTTTATTCGTTTGGGGCTTTATTTTCGCCGCTTATTGCGACGAGCATGGTTGTTTCGGCGGGGCTGCCTTGGTATACGTTTTATTACGTTATG ATTGGTATTTCTGTGGTTGAGTGGGTTGGTTTGACGGTTTCGTTTTGGCAGCAGACTGGGGCTGTTTATCAGGCTGAGCATGCTGCAAACAATGCGGAGGGTAGCGGTGCTGGAACCAGAGAGGCTTTGAAGTCCAAGGTTACCTGGCTTTGTGCATTGTTTTTCTTTGCATACATGGGTGTCGAAG TCGGTCTTGGTGGATGGGTCGTTACATTCATGCTCCGCGTTCGAAAAGCTTCCGCATATGCTTCTGGTGCTTCAGGAACTGGTTTCTGGGCTGGCATGGCTCTTGGGCGTGCATGTCTTGGCTTCGTAACCGAGCGATTCGGCGAGAGGCTCTGTCTATCGATTTATCTCCTCATTTGTATCGGtctccaacttctcttctggctcgtTCCAAAATTCATCGTTTCAGCCGTTGCGGTCGCTTTTCTCGGCTTTTTCCTCGGTCCTCTGTTTCCTGGAGCAGTCATGGTCACAGCTAAGCTTCTACCGGCCAAGATCCACGTCTCAGCTATTGGATTTGCAATGGCGATTGGCGGTACCGGCGGAACGGTGTTTCCATTCGCCATCGGTGCTATCGCTAATCACAagggtgttggtgttttgcaGCCCATCATTCTTGCGCTGATTactgttgttgctggtgtttGGTTGAGCTTCCCTaggatcaagaagaaggattaA